The Equus quagga isolate Etosha38 chromosome 12, UCLA_HA_Equagga_1.0, whole genome shotgun sequence genome includes a region encoding these proteins:
- the SPEF1 gene encoding sperm flagellar protein 1 isoform X5, translating into MAGSVDEEALHQLYLWVDNIPLSRPKRNLSRDFSDGVLVAEVIKFYFPKMVEMHNYVPANSLQQKLSNWGHLNRKVLNKLNFSVPEDVMRKIAQCAPGVVELVLIPLRQRLEERQRHRKQGVGSLQELAPQDGTDYMDVGLSQKAPGEGAPDPQGGGQLRRGRLPAPRPPGYTQALQGDPSFVLQIAEKEQELLASQETVQVLQMKVRRLEHLLQLKNVRIEDLSRRLQQVERKQR; encoded by the exons ATGGCGGGCAGCGTGGACGAGGAGGCGCTGCACCAGCTGTACCTGTGGGTGGACAACATCCCTCTGTCCCGGCCCAAGCGAAATCTCTCCCGGGACTTCAGTGACGGAG TCCTGGTCGCAGAGGTCATCAAGTTTTACTTCCCCAAGATGGTGGAAATGCACAATTATGTCCCTGCCAACTCTCTCCAGCAGAAGCTCAGCAACTGGGGTCACCTGAACAG GAAGGTGCTGAACAAGCTGAACTTCTCGGTACCAGAGGATGTGATGCGCAAGATTGCCCAGTGTGCCCCGGGCGTGGTGGAGCTGGTGCTCATTCCACTGAGGCAGCGCCTGGAGGAACGGCAGAGGCACAGGAAGCAGGGCGTGGGCTCCTTACAG GAGCTGGCCCCCCAGGATGGCACTGACTACATGGATGTGG GTTTGTCCCAGAAGGCCCCAGGGGAAGGTGCCCCAGACCCCCAGGGAGGGGGGCAGCTCAG GCGGGGTCGGCTGCCAGCGCCCCGGCCTCCAGGGTATACCCAGGCGCTGCAGGGCGACCCAAGCTTCGTCCTCCAGATCGCTGAAAAGGAGCAAGAGCTGTTGGCCTCGCAGGAGACCGTGCAG GTCCTGCAGATGAAGGTGAGGCGTTTGGAGCACCTGCTCCAGCTCAAGAACGTGCGCATCGAAGACCTCTCCCGGCGGCTCCAGCAGGTGGAGCGTAAGCAGCGGTGA
- the ADISSP gene encoding UPF0687 protein C20orf27 homolog — MAAANKGNKPRVRSIRFAAGHDAEGSQSHVHFDEKLHDSVVMVTQESDSSFLVKVGFLKILHRYEITFTLPPVHRLSKDIREAPVPSLHLKLLSIMPIPEGYSIKCEYSAHKEGVLKEEMLLACEGGTGTCVRVMVQARVMDRHHGTPMLLDGVKCVGAELEYDSEHSDWHGFD, encoded by the exons ATGGCTGCAGCCAACAAGG GCAACAAGCCTAGAGTCCGGAGTATCCGCTTTGCAGCAGGTCATGATGCAGAAGGCTCCCAGAGCCACGTCCACTTTGATGAGAAGCTGCATGACTCAGTGGTCATGGTCACCCAGGAGAGCGACAGCAGCTTTCTAGTCAAG GTTGGCTTCCTGAAGATCCTGCACAGGTATGAGATTACCTTCACTCTGCCGCCAGTGCACAGGCTGAGCAAGGACATCCGAGAGGCACCAGTCCCCAGCCTGCACCTCAAGCTCCTCAGCATCATGCCCATCCCAGAAG GTTACAGCATCAAGTGTGAATACTCGGCACACAAGGAGGGTGTCCTCAAGGAGGAGATGCTGCTAGCCTGTGAAGGTGGCACCGGGACCTGTGTGCGCGTCATGGTGCAGGCCCGCGTCATGG ACCGGCACCACGGCACACCCATGCTGCTGGATGGTGTCAAGTGCGTGGGTGCTGAGCTAGAATACGACTCTGAGCACAGTGACTGGCATGGCTTCGACTGA
- the SPEF1 gene encoding sperm flagellar protein 1 isoform X4: MAGSVDEEALHQLYLWVDNIPLSRPKRNLSRDFSDGVLVAEVIKFYFPKMVEMHNYVPANSLQQKLSNWGHLNRKVLNKLNFSVPEDVMRKIAQCAPGVVELVLIPLRQRLEERQRHRKQGVGSLQELAPQDGTDYMDVGLSQKAPGEGAPDPQGGGQLRRGRLPAPRPPGYTQALQGDPSFVLQIAEKEQELLASQETVQVLQMKVRRLEHLLQLKNVRIEDLSRRLQQVERKQRLIPSSVD, translated from the exons ATGGCGGGCAGCGTGGACGAGGAGGCGCTGCACCAGCTGTACCTGTGGGTGGACAACATCCCTCTGTCCCGGCCCAAGCGAAATCTCTCCCGGGACTTCAGTGACGGAG TCCTGGTCGCAGAGGTCATCAAGTTTTACTTCCCCAAGATGGTGGAAATGCACAATTATGTCCCTGCCAACTCTCTCCAGCAGAAGCTCAGCAACTGGGGTCACCTGAACAG GAAGGTGCTGAACAAGCTGAACTTCTCGGTACCAGAGGATGTGATGCGCAAGATTGCCCAGTGTGCCCCGGGCGTGGTGGAGCTGGTGCTCATTCCACTGAGGCAGCGCCTGGAGGAACGGCAGAGGCACAGGAAGCAGGGCGTGGGCTCCTTACAG GAGCTGGCCCCCCAGGATGGCACTGACTACATGGATGTGG GTTTGTCCCAGAAGGCCCCAGGGGAAGGTGCCCCAGACCCCCAGGGAGGGGGGCAGCTCAG GCGGGGTCGGCTGCCAGCGCCCCGGCCTCCAGGGTATACCCAGGCGCTGCAGGGCGACCCAAGCTTCGTCCTCCAGATCGCTGAAAAGGAGCAAGAGCTGTTGGCCTCGCAGGAGACCGTGCAG GTCCTGCAGATGAAGGTGAGGCGTTTGGAGCACCTGCTCCAGCTCAAGAACGTGCGCATCGAAGACCTCTCCCGGCGGCTCCAGCAGGTGGAGCGTAAGCAGCG ACTGATCCCAAGTTCTGTGGACTGA
- the SPEF1 gene encoding sperm flagellar protein 1 isoform X3, whose product MAGSVDEEALHQLYLWVDNIPLSRPKRNLSRDFSDGVLVAEVIKFYFPKMVEMHNYVPANSLQQKLSNWGHLNRKVLNKLNFSVPEDVMRKIAQCAPGVVELVLIPLRQRLEERQRHRKQGVGSLQELAPQDGTDYMDVGLSQKAPGEGAPDPQGGGQLRRGRLPAPRPPGYTQALQGDPSFVLQIAEKEQELLASQETVQVLQMKVRRLEHLLQLKNVRIEDLSRRLQQVERKQREFLPTLAASHPLSGRTL is encoded by the exons ATGGCGGGCAGCGTGGACGAGGAGGCGCTGCACCAGCTGTACCTGTGGGTGGACAACATCCCTCTGTCCCGGCCCAAGCGAAATCTCTCCCGGGACTTCAGTGACGGAG TCCTGGTCGCAGAGGTCATCAAGTTTTACTTCCCCAAGATGGTGGAAATGCACAATTATGTCCCTGCCAACTCTCTCCAGCAGAAGCTCAGCAACTGGGGTCACCTGAACAG GAAGGTGCTGAACAAGCTGAACTTCTCGGTACCAGAGGATGTGATGCGCAAGATTGCCCAGTGTGCCCCGGGCGTGGTGGAGCTGGTGCTCATTCCACTGAGGCAGCGCCTGGAGGAACGGCAGAGGCACAGGAAGCAGGGCGTGGGCTCCTTACAG GAGCTGGCCCCCCAGGATGGCACTGACTACATGGATGTGG GTTTGTCCCAGAAGGCCCCAGGGGAAGGTGCCCCAGACCCCCAGGGAGGGGGGCAGCTCAG GCGGGGTCGGCTGCCAGCGCCCCGGCCTCCAGGGTATACCCAGGCGCTGCAGGGCGACCCAAGCTTCGTCCTCCAGATCGCTGAAAAGGAGCAAGAGCTGTTGGCCTCGCAGGAGACCGTGCAG GTCCTGCAGATGAAGGTGAGGCGTTTGGAGCACCTGCTCCAGCTCAAGAACGTGCGCATCGAAGACCTCTCCCGGCGGCTCCAGCAGGTGGAGCGTAAGCAGCG TGAGTTCCTGCCCACCTTGGCTGCCTCCCACCCCTTGAGTGGAAGAACCTTGTAG
- the SPEF1 gene encoding sperm flagellar protein 1 isoform X2, giving the protein MRKIAQCAPGVVELVLIPLRQRLEERQRHRKQGVGSLQELAPQDGTDYMDVGLSQKAPGEGAPDPQGGGQLRRGRLPAPRPPGYTQALQGDPSFVLQIAEKEQELLASQETVQVLQMKVRRLEHLLQLKNVRIEDLSRRLQQVERKQRRMDRFPEPRSHKQRPGVPPKAVPDTGGSTLALPALGLGGSSTGSIHNPRTGSPPSSEDSSVSNQAGARHLGPWGKLPQAAEGLPCPSWVLTWDPAQGWGVQQLERKG; this is encoded by the exons ATGCGCAAGATTGCCCAGTGTGCCCCGGGCGTGGTGGAGCTGGTGCTCATTCCACTGAGGCAGCGCCTGGAGGAACGGCAGAGGCACAGGAAGCAGGGCGTGGGCTCCTTACAG GAGCTGGCCCCCCAGGATGGCACTGACTACATGGATGTGG GTTTGTCCCAGAAGGCCCCAGGGGAAGGTGCCCCAGACCCCCAGGGAGGGGGGCAGCTCAG GCGGGGTCGGCTGCCAGCGCCCCGGCCTCCAGGGTATACCCAGGCGCTGCAGGGCGACCCAAGCTTCGTCCTCCAGATCGCTGAAAAGGAGCAAGAGCTGTTGGCCTCGCAGGAGACCGTGCAG GTCCTGCAGATGAAGGTGAGGCGTTTGGAGCACCTGCTCCAGCTCAAGAACGTGCGCATCGAAGACCTCTCCCGGCGGCTCCAGCAGGTGGAGCGTAAGCAGCG GAGAATGGACCGCTTTCCAGAACCCAGAAGCCACAAGCAGAGACCTGGCGTGCCCCCCAAAGCAGTGCCTGACACCGGGGGCTCCACTTTGGcgctccctgccctgggccttggGGGGTCGTCCACTGGCTCAATCCACAACCCTAGAACTGGGTCCCCGCCCAGCTCTGAGGACAGCAGCGTCTCCAACCAGGCTGGTGCTCGGCACCTTGGGCCGTGGGGGAAGCTGCCCCAGGCAGCTGAGGGgctcccctgcccctcctgggtgCTCACCTGGGACCCAGCTCAAGGTTGGGGAGTGCAGCAGCTGGAGAGGAAGGGGTGA
- the SPEF1 gene encoding sperm flagellar protein 1 isoform X1, protein MAGSVDEEALHQLYLWVDNIPLSRPKRNLSRDFSDGVLVAEVIKFYFPKMVEMHNYVPANSLQQKLSNWGHLNRKVLNKLNFSVPEDVMRKIAQCAPGVVELVLIPLRQRLEERQRHRKQGVGSLQELAPQDGTDYMDVGLSQKAPGEGAPDPQGGGQLRRGRLPAPRPPGYTQALQGDPSFVLQIAEKEQELLASQETVQVLQMKVRRLEHLLQLKNVRIEDLSRRLQQVERKQRRMDRFPEPRSHKQRPGVPPKAVPDTGGSTLALPALGLGGSSTGSIHNPRTGSPPSSEDSSVSNQAGARHLGPWGKLPQAAEGLPCPSWVLTWDPAQGWGVQQLERKG, encoded by the exons ATGGCGGGCAGCGTGGACGAGGAGGCGCTGCACCAGCTGTACCTGTGGGTGGACAACATCCCTCTGTCCCGGCCCAAGCGAAATCTCTCCCGGGACTTCAGTGACGGAG TCCTGGTCGCAGAGGTCATCAAGTTTTACTTCCCCAAGATGGTGGAAATGCACAATTATGTCCCTGCCAACTCTCTCCAGCAGAAGCTCAGCAACTGGGGTCACCTGAACAG GAAGGTGCTGAACAAGCTGAACTTCTCGGTACCAGAGGATGTGATGCGCAAGATTGCCCAGTGTGCCCCGGGCGTGGTGGAGCTGGTGCTCATTCCACTGAGGCAGCGCCTGGAGGAACGGCAGAGGCACAGGAAGCAGGGCGTGGGCTCCTTACAG GAGCTGGCCCCCCAGGATGGCACTGACTACATGGATGTGG GTTTGTCCCAGAAGGCCCCAGGGGAAGGTGCCCCAGACCCCCAGGGAGGGGGGCAGCTCAG GCGGGGTCGGCTGCCAGCGCCCCGGCCTCCAGGGTATACCCAGGCGCTGCAGGGCGACCCAAGCTTCGTCCTCCAGATCGCTGAAAAGGAGCAAGAGCTGTTGGCCTCGCAGGAGACCGTGCAG GTCCTGCAGATGAAGGTGAGGCGTTTGGAGCACCTGCTCCAGCTCAAGAACGTGCGCATCGAAGACCTCTCCCGGCGGCTCCAGCAGGTGGAGCGTAAGCAGCG GAGAATGGACCGCTTTCCAGAACCCAGAAGCCACAAGCAGAGACCTGGCGTGCCCCCCAAAGCAGTGCCTGACACCGGGGGCTCCACTTTGGcgctccctgccctgggccttggGGGGTCGTCCACTGGCTCAATCCACAACCCTAGAACTGGGTCCCCGCCCAGCTCTGAGGACAGCAGCGTCTCCAACCAGGCTGGTGCTCGGCACCTTGGGCCGTGGGGGAAGCTGCCCCAGGCAGCTGAGGGgctcccctgcccctcctgggtgCTCACCTGGGACCCAGCTCAAGGTTGGGGAGTGCAGCAGCTGGAGAGGAAGGGGTGA
- the CENPB gene encoding major centromere autoantigen B, translating into MGPKRRQLTFREKSRIIQEVEENPDLRKGEIARRFNIPPSTLSTILKNKRAILASERKYGVASTCRKTNKLSPYDKLEGLLIAWFQQIRAAGLPVKGIILKEKALRIAEELGMDDFTASNGWLDRFRRRHGVVSCSSVARARSRSAAPRAPAAPASPPAVPSEGSGGSTTGWRAREEQPPSVAEGYASQDVFSATETSLWYDFLPDQAAGMCGGDGRARRATQRLSVLLCANADGSEKLPPLVAGKSAKPRAGQAGLPCDYTANSKGGVTTQALAKYLKALDTRMAAESRRVLLLAGRLSAQSLDTSGLRHVQLAFFPSGAVQPLERGVVQQVKGHYRQAMLLKAMAALEGQDRSGLQLSLMEALHFVAAAWQAVEPSDIAACFREAGFGGGPNATITTALKSEGEEEEEEEEEEEEEEEEGEGEEEEEEEEEEGEEEEGGEGEELGEEEEVEEEGDVDDSDEEEEEEEESSSEGLEAEDWAQGVVEAGGSFAGYGAQEEAQCPTLHFLEGEEDSESDSEEEDEDEDDEEDEDEDDEDEEEDGDEVPVPSFGEAMAYFAMVKRYLTSFPIDDRVQSHILHLEHDLVHVTRKNHARQAGVRGLGHQS; encoded by the coding sequence ATGGGCCCCAAGCGGCGGCAGCTGACGTTCCGGGAGAAGTCGCGGATCAtccaggaggtggaggagaacCCGGACCTGCGCAAGGGCGAGATCGCGCGGCGCTTCAACATCCCGCCGTCCACGCTGAGCACCATCCTGAAGAACAAGCGAGCCATCCTGGCGTCGGAGCGCAAGTACGGTGTGGCCTCCACCTGCCGCAAAACCAACAAGCTGTCCCCCTACGACAAGCTCGAGGGGCTGCTCATCGCCTGGTTTCAGCAGATCCGCGCCGCTGGCCTGCCCGTCAAGGGCATCATCCTCAAGGAGAAGGCGCTGCGTATAGCCGAGGAGCTGGGCATGGACGACTTCACCGCCTCCAACGGCTGGCTGGACCGCTTCCGCCGGCGCCACGGTGTGGTGTCCTGCAGCAGCGTGGCCCGCGCCCGGTCGCGCAGCGCTGCCCCCCGGGCCCCAGCGGCTCCAGCCAGCCCGCCCGCGGTGCCCTCGGAGGGCAGCGGCGGGAGTACGACCGGCTGGCGTGCTCGGGAGGAGCAGCCGCCGTCGGTGGCCGAGGGCTACGCCTCCCAGGACGTGTTCAGCGCCACCGAGACCAGTCTCTGGTACGACTTCCTGCCCGACCAGGCCGCAGGGATGTGCGGAGGTGATGGACGGGCGCGCAGAGCCACCCAGCGCCTGAGCGTCCTGCTGTGCGCCAACGCCGACGGCAGCGAGAAGCTGCCCCCGCTTGTGGCCGGCAAGTCGGCCAAGCCCCGTGCAGGCCAAGCCGGCCTGCCCTGCGACTACACCGCCAATTCTAAGGGTGGTGTTACCACTCAGGCCCTGGCCAAGTACCTGAAGGCCCTGGACACCCGCATGGCTGCAGAATCTCGCCGGGTCCTGCTCTTGGCCGGCCGCCTGTCTGCCCAATCCCTGGACACCTCGGGCCTGCGGCATGTGCAGCTGGCCTTCTTCCCATCTGGTGCCGTGCAGCCGCTGGAGCGGGGAGTGGTCCAACAGGTGAAGGGGCACTACCGCCAGGCTATGCTGCTCAAGGCCATGGCTGCGCTGGAGGGCCAGGATCGCTCAGGCCTGCAGCTGAGCCTCATGGAGGCTCTGCACTTCGTGGCTGCAGCCTGGCAGGCAGTGGAGCCTTCGGACATAGCTGCCTGCTTTCGTGAGGCTGGCTTCGGGGGTGGCCCTAATGCCACTATCACCACTGCCCTCAAGagtgagggggaggaagaggaggaggaggaggaagaagaagaggaagaagaagaggagggtgaaggggaggaggaggaggaggaggaagaggaagaaggcgaggaggaggaaggcggagaaggagaggagctgggggaggaagaggaggtggaagaggagggCGATGTTGATGACAGtgatgaagaagaggaggaggaggaggagagctccTCTGAGGGCTTGGAGGCAGAGGACTGGGCCCAGGGAGTAGTGGAGGCCGGTGGCAGCTTCGCGGGCTATGGTGCCCAGGAGGAGGCCCAGTGCCCCACCCTCCATTTCCTAGAAGGTGAGGAGGACTCTGAGTCGGACAGTGAGGAAGAAGACGAAGATGAGGATGATGAGgaggatgaagatgaagatgacgaagatgaggaggaagatgGTGATGAGGTGCCTGTACCCAGCTTTGGGGAGGCCATGGCTTACTTTGCTATGGTCAAGAGGTACCTGACCTCCTTCCCCATTGACGATCGTGTGCAGAGCCACATTCTCCACTTGGAACATGATCTGGTCCATGTGACCAGGAAGAACCATGCCAGGCAGGCCGGAGTTCGGGGTCTTGGACATCAAAGCTGA